The Breoghania sp. L-A4 sequence GAACCCTTCGACGCGGACGCGCTGTTTGGCGAGGTGGTCTCCACCGAAAGCTATCGCGCGCTGGACCGCGAGACGTTCGACCGCGTGCTCGATTTCGCCGCAACCGGCGGCTATGCGCTGAAGAGCTATGACCGGTACGCAAGACTGAAGCGCACGCCCGAAGGGCTGTGGCGCATTGCTCATCCACGCTTTGCGCAAAGTTACCGGCTCAACGTGGGCACCATCGTGGAAGCGCCCATGCTCAAGGTGCGGCTGGTGCGCTCGGCCGCGCAAGGACGGCGCACGCCGGTTGGCCGTGGCGGGCGTAAGCTGGGCGACATCGAGGAGTGGTTCATCGAGCAATTGGCGCCCGGCGACACGTTTATTTTCGCAGGCGAGATCTTGCGGTTCGAGGCCTTGAAGGAAAACGAGGTCTTCGTGTCGCGCGCGCATGCGGAGGCGCCGAAGATCCCGTCCTATCAGGGCGGAAAGTTTCCCCTGTCGACCTATCTCGCGGCGCGCGTCCGCGAGACGATCGCGCAGCCCGAGCGCTGGACGGAACTTCCCGATCAGGTGCGCGAGTGGCTGGAGGTGCAGCGTGAGAAATCCACACTTCCCGGCAGCGACGGCTTGTTGGTGGAGACCTATCCGCGCGCCAACAAACACTATCTCGTCTGCTATCCCTTCGAAGGACGGCTGGCGCATCAGACACTCGGCATGCTGCTCACCCGCCGGCTGGAACGCGCCGGCGCGAAGCCGATGGGGTTCGTCGCCAGCGACTATGCGCTGGCCGTGTGGGGACTGTCGGATCTCGGTCTGCAGATCGGCAGCGGCCGGCTTTCGCTGGATGCATTGTTCGACGAGGACATGCTGGGGGACGATCTCGACGCATGGCTCGCGGAATCCAATCTTATGAAGCGCAGTTTCCGCAATTGCGCGATCATCGGAGGATTGATCGAGCGGCGGTTTCCGGGAGCCGAGAAGTCCGGCCGGCAGGTGACGATTTCCGCCGATCTGATCTACGACGTGCTGCGCGCCCATGAGCCCGACCATATCCTGTTGCGCGCAACTTGGGCGGATGCCGCCTCCGGGTTGCTGGACATTGCACGCCTGAACGATTTTCTTCGTCGCATTCGCGGGCGAATCACTCATACTCCGCTGAGTTGCGTATCTCCTCTCGCGGTGCCGGTGATGTTGGAAATCGGTCGTGAGCCCATTTTCGGTGAAGCGCAGGAAGCGCTTCTCGCCGAATCCGTCGATGACCTCGTTCGCGAGGCAATGGAGTGGTAGCAGCGTGTTCAGGCTTGGAAAGATGCAATCAGCCGCGGCACGGGCTGTCGATTTGCCCTCTGATGGCGAAACCGGCGCGAGCCAGCAGCCGTCCACCGACCCTTTCCCCGCATTCTCGGTTGAACCGACGCATATTGATCCCAACCGCATTTTCCCGCGGCGCGGCAGTGCCAGGCGCAAGGGAGAACTGCTGGGCGTTTCCGTCGCCGGCGAGGATCTCGGCCTGCACTCCTCGGGCACGCTGTGGTGGGAGGCGGAGCGCACGCTTGTTGTCGCCGATCTGCACTTCGAGAAAGGCTCGTCGTTCGCCAGGCACGGCGTGTTTCTGCCGCCCTATGACACGGCGGTGACGCTGGACAGACTGGCGGATCTTGTCGACACGTTCGATCCCGCCCGGGTCATTGCGCTTGGCGACAGCTTCCATGACGAGGAGGGCGCCGCGCGCATGCCGATCAATCAGCAGGTCCAGCTTGCCATGCTGCAGCTTGGCCGCGAGTGGATCTGGATGACCGGCAACCATGATCCGAAGGCGAGCAATGGCGTGTTCGGCGATCACGCGCATACGCTGACAATTCGCTCGCTGACCTTCCGGCACGAGCCGAGCGCCGAGCTTGTGATGGGCGAGGTCGCGGGCCATTTGCACCCCTTCGGACGGATCCGCCGCCACGGGCGCTCGGTCCGCCGTCCGTGTTTCGCATCCGACGGCGCCCGGCTGGTGCTGCCGGCGTTTGGATCCCTGACCGGGGGATTGAACGTTCTCGATGATGCGTGGAGCGGGCTTTTCGCCGACGATGGTTTCACGGCCTATCTGCTGGGCGATGATCGCCTGTATCCGATTGCGGCCCGCAAGCTGCGTGGCGACTGAGCAGCCATACCCGACCGCAGTACGGCACGATCGGGCTTCCGGGGCGCGAGGCCGCGCGGATTTTCGCGTGGGGAGTGCGGCTGCATTTCAGGACAAGACTGGCTTCTTGAGCCGCGCCGTTTCCTGACCGGAGATGCGCAGCGGCCCGGGCTCGCCCGGCGGTGTCAGTCGCGGCGGAACACGACGCCCGCGAGCCATCCTGTGAACATGGCGATCAGCACACAGCCGATGCCGTAGAGCAGCGACTGGCTGTGCGCCAGCGTGTAGGTGATCTGCTCGAAGCCGCTCTTGGCGATGGTCAGTTCCTGCTCCTGGCTTGCAAGCAGCGCGCCGCCGCGAAACAGATGAATTGTCACCGTGTACGCGCCGTCGGGCACATTGGCCGGAAGGGGAATCGTGGTCCTGAAGAGCGCATCGCTCAGGAACTCCACTTTGCCGGATTCCTCGGTGTAGAGACCGCTTTTCAGCTTGAGGCGGATAAAGGCGTCGCGATAGGACCGCGAGAAGACGAGTTGCTCGCGCTGGCCGATGGCGGCGGGCAGGATGAGGTTGTCGACGCCGATCTGCCGGCGTTTGAGCACGGCCGGGGAGGCGATCGACTCCAGCGGCCGCGACCCGTGCAGCGAATAAAACGAGGGCACGTCGAGGAAGGTCAGGGAGTTGCGGTTGACCCAGACGCCGAACAGCCGCTCCTTGCGCCGCGTTACCACATCCTCGGGTGTGCCGGTCGCCACGACCACGATGTCGTATGGATCGGGGCGCGATACGGTGCGCGCATCGCGTTCAACCACGCCGAAGACGACAATTTCCGTGCCGGTGAAATTCGATGTGATGCTGACTTTTGGCGCGGAGAGGGCGGTTACCAGGGTTTCCGCGTCGGCAGCAGGGATCGCGGACCCGAAGCCCGCGCCGAGCGCGGCGGCCTGAAGCAACGGCATGATCGTGCTGCGGACGGTCACTGGCGCGCCTCCGCCCGGACGGCCAGGGAAAACAATTCGTCCGGCATGATCACCAGATCGACCGCGAAGCGGACACCGACCGCAAGGACCACCAGCGCCAGCAGGGCACGCAATTGCTCGCCGCGCAGCTTCTGTCCCATTTGCGCGCCCAGTTGGGCACCCATCACGCCGCCGATCATCAGCGTCAGCGCCAGGACGGCATCCACCGACTGGTTGTTTATCGCGTGAAGAATGGTGGCCGCGGCCATTGTGAAAAGGATCTGTACCAGCGAGGTGCCGATCACCACGTTCGTGGGAACCCGCAGCAGATAGATCAGCGCGGGCACCATGATGAAGCCGCCACCGATGCCCAGCACGGATCCGAGAAAGCCGATGGTCGCCCCAAGCACGATGATCGGAATGACGCTGACATAGAGCCTGGAGCGGCGAAACCGCATCTTGAACGGAAGCCCGTGGATCCAGTTGTGCTGGCCCGGTCTGCGAAGGGCGAGTTGGGTTCCAGCGCGCGCGCGCATGATGGCGCGCATCGATTCAATCAGCATCAGGCCGCCGATCAGGCCGAGAAAGGAAACGTAGGAGATCGAGATGACGAGATCGAGCTGCCCCATCTGGCTCAGCAGGGTGAACAGCCAGACGCCGACCCCTGATCCGACGATGCCCGCAACCAGCAGCACCGAGGCGAGCTTGAAATCGATCGATTTTCGCCGCCAGTAGGTCAATGCGCCGGATGATGAGGAGGCGACGATCTGCGCCG is a genomic window containing:
- the pdeM gene encoding ligase-associated DNA damage response endonuclease PdeM produces the protein MQSAAARAVDLPSDGETGASQQPSTDPFPAFSVEPTHIDPNRIFPRRGSARRKGELLGVSVAGEDLGLHSSGTLWWEAERTLVVADLHFEKGSSFARHGVFLPPYDTAVTLDRLADLVDTFDPARVIALGDSFHDEEGAARMPINQQVQLAMLQLGREWIWMTGNHDPKASNGVFGDHAHTLTIRSLTFRHEPSAELVMGEVAGHLHPFGRIRRHGRSVRRPCFASDGARLVLPAFGSLTGGLNVLDDAWSGLFADDGFTAYLLGDDRLYPIAARKLRGD
- a CDS encoding TIGR02186 family protein, whose translation is MTVRSTIMPLLQAAALGAGFGSAIPAADAETLVTALSAPKVSITSNFTGTEIVVFGVVERDARTVSRPDPYDIVVVATGTPEDVVTRRKERLFGVWVNRNSLTFLDVPSFYSLHGSRPLESIASPAVLKRRQIGVDNLILPAAIGQREQLVFSRSYRDAFIRLKLKSGLYTEESGKVEFLSDALFRTTIPLPANVPDGAYTVTIHLFRGGALLASQEQELTIAKSGFEQITYTLAHSQSLLYGIGCVLIAMFTGWLAGVVFRRD
- a CDS encoding sulfite exporter TauE/SafE family protein encodes the protein MQIYLPIAEMPVNMFMVLGMGGAVGFLSGLFGIGGGFLLTPLLIFTGISPAVAVASVTAQIVASSSSGALTYWRRKSIDFKLASVLLVAGIVGSGVGVWLFTLLSQMGQLDLVISISYVSFLGLIGGLMLIESMRAIMRARAGTQLALRRPGQHNWIHGLPFKMRFRRSRLYVSVIPIIVLGATIGFLGSVLGIGGGFIMVPALIYLLRVPTNVVIGTSLVQILFTMAAATILHAINNQSVDAVLALTLMIGGVMGAQLGAQMGQKLRGEQLRALLALVVLAVGVRFAVDLVIMPDELFSLAVRAEARQ